The Acutalibacter muris genomic sequence GACGGTGGTCAGCGAGCTTGCCGGGAACCTGATACTGCAGGTGAAGGAAAGCCGTATCGCGCTGGATAAGACCATGGCGAACCGAATACAGATTTAACATCATGGAGGGATTAGGAATGAGAACGCTGAAGGAGGCAAGGGTGGGTGACACCGTACATGTGGTGAAGCTCCACGGAGAGGGCGCTGTAAAGCGGCGCATTATGGACATGGGCATTACCAAGGGAGTAGAGGTCTTGGTGCGCAAGGTGGCTCCCTTGGGTGACCCTATGGAGCTGTCCGTGCGGGGGTACGAGCTCTCCCTGCGCAAGGCTGATGCGGAAATGATAGAGATAGCATGACCTTTTGCTCTATAGTTGGCACAAACTAATAATAGGAGGGATAAGAAATGGAGATAAAAATAGCCCTTGCCGGCAACCCAAACTGCGGCAAGACCACGCTGTTCAACGCTCTGACCGGTTCCAGTCAGTATGTGGGCAACTGGCCCGGGGTGACGGTGGAGAAGAAGGAGGGCCGTTTGAAGGGGGAAAGGGATGTAATTATTCAGGACCTGCCGGGCATATATTCGCTGTCGCCCTATACCCTTGAAGAGGTGGTGGCAAGAAGTTACCTTGTGAATGAGAGGCCTGACGCCATCCTCAACATAGTGGACGGCACCAATATCGAGCGCAATTTGTACCTTACCACCCAGCTTATAGAGCTTGGCCTGCCGGTAGTGGTGGCGGTGAACATGATAGACCTGGTGCGCAAAAACGGCGATACCATCGACCTGAAGAAGCTGGGCGGAGCCCTGGGCTGTGAGGTTGTGGAGATGAGCGCTTTGAAGGGCGAGGGCGGCACAGAAGCGGCCCGGCGTGCGGTGGAGGTGGCTAAACAGAAGCGCGCCGGCGAGCTGCCACATGTGTTTACCGGCAGCGTTGAGCACGCCATCGCACATATTGAGGAATCCGTTTCCAACATGGTTAGTGAAGACTATCTGCGCTGGTACGCCATAAAGATATTCGAACGGGACGAGAAGGTTCTTGAGGAGCTGAACATAGGCAATGAGCTTAAAGCCCACCTGGAGGAGCACATCGCCGAGTGTGAGAAGGAACTGGACGACGACGCGGAGAGCATTATAACCAATCAACGGTACAGCTACATCAACACCGTTATGAACAAGGCGGTAAAGAAAAAGGCTGCTAAGCACAGCCTGTCCGTCTCCGACAAGATAGACCGTGTGGTGACAAACCGGGTGCTGGCCCTGCCTATCTTCGTGGTGGTGATGTTCCTGGTGTACGCCATAGCCATGGGCGGCTGGAGGGTATCTATCGGTACGGCCCTTACGGACTGGGCCAATGACGGCCTGTTCGGCGACGGCTGGCTGGTGCCCTTTGTCTCCGACGTGGACGGCTATGACGAGGCCGCCGGGGCCTTTGAGGAGGCCTCGTCCATCATAGAGGGCTACGAGGCCGGGGACAGCGAGATATATCTCTATGACGACGAGACCGGCGAGACGGAGACCGTTGCCCTGGACGCGGACCTCTATGCTGAGGCCCAGACCGTGGAGGAGCCGGACCCCCACAGCTACGGCGTATGGGTGCCGGGCTTCGGGGCCGTGGGCGGCTGGCTGGAGGAAATTGGCTGCGCCCCATGGTTGACCGGGCTTATCGCCGATGGTATAATAGGCGGTGTGGGGGCCGTGCTGGGCTTTGTGCCGCAGATGCTGGTGTTATTCCTGCTGCTGTCCCTCCTTGAGGATATCGGATATATGGCCCGGATAGCCTTTATCATGGACCGCATTTTCCGCAAGTTCGGCCTTTCAGGCAAGAGCTTTATACCCATGCTGGTGGGCACTGGCTGCGGCGTGCCGGGGGTAATGGCCTCCCGCACCATCGAGAACGAGCGGGACCGGCGTATGACTGTCATGACCACCTGCTTTGTGCCCTGCGGCGCGAAGATGCCCATTATCGCCATGTTCGCGGGAGCTCTCTTTGCCGGCAGCACCTGGTCGAAAACACTGGTGACCGTTTCCGCATACTTTATCGGTGTGGCCGCCATAGTGATATCGGGTATAATATTAAAGAAGACAAAGATGTTCTCCGGCGACCCAGCTCCGTTTGTAATGGAACTGCCAGCCTATCACGTGCCCGCCGCCGGGAACGTGCTTCGGTCCACCTGGGAGCGGGGCTGGTCCTTCATCAAGCGCGCGGGGACAATTATACTGGCCTCCAGCATTATACTCTGGTTCCTCCAGGGCTTCGGCTTTGAGAACGGCGCCTTTGGCATGGTGGAGGACAATAACTCCTCTCTGCTGGCGGCTGTTGGCGGCGCGATTGCCTTTATATTCGCCCCCCTGGGCTTCGGCACCTGGCAGGCCACGGTGGCTACCATTACTGGCCTTATCGCAAAGGAGGAGGTGGTCAGCACCTTCGGCGTGCTGTACCCCGGGAACCTGAGCGCAGAGGTGGCCCTGGCCTATACGCCCCTGGCGGCCTACAGCTTCATGATCTTCAACCTGCTCTGTGCTCCCTGCTTTGCCGCCATGGGCGCTATCAAGCGG encodes the following:
- a CDS encoding FeoA family protein, producing MRTLKEARVGDTVHVVKLHGEGAVKRRIMDMGITKGVEVLVRKVAPLGDPMELSVRGYELSLRKADAEMIEIA
- the feoB gene encoding ferrous iron transport protein B is translated as MEIKIALAGNPNCGKTTLFNALTGSSQYVGNWPGVTVEKKEGRLKGERDVIIQDLPGIYSLSPYTLEEVVARSYLVNERPDAILNIVDGTNIERNLYLTTQLIELGLPVVVAVNMIDLVRKNGDTIDLKKLGGALGCEVVEMSALKGEGGTEAARRAVEVAKQKRAGELPHVFTGSVEHAIAHIEESVSNMVSEDYLRWYAIKIFERDEKVLEELNIGNELKAHLEEHIAECEKELDDDAESIITNQRYSYINTVMNKAVKKKAAKHSLSVSDKIDRVVTNRVLALPIFVVVMFLVYAIAMGGWRVSIGTALTDWANDGLFGDGWLVPFVSDVDGYDEAAGAFEEASSIIEGYEAGDSEIYLYDDETGETETVALDADLYAEAQTVEEPDPHSYGVWVPGFGAVGGWLEEIGCAPWLTGLIADGIIGGVGAVLGFVPQMLVLFLLLSLLEDIGYMARIAFIMDRIFRKFGLSGKSFIPMLVGTGCGVPGVMASRTIENERDRRMTVMTTCFVPCGAKMPIIAMFAGALFAGSTWSKTLVTVSAYFIGVAAIVISGIILKKTKMFSGDPAPFVMELPAYHVPAAGNVLRSTWERGWSFIKRAGTIILASSIILWFLQGFGFENGAFGMVEDNNSSLLAAVGGAIAFIFAPLGFGTWQATVATITGLIAKEEVVSTFGVLYPGNLSAEVALAYTPLAAYSFMIFNLLCAPCFAAMGAIKREMNNWKWTLGAIGYMCGFAYIASFVVYQIGSAFMGGFGVGTVLAAVLLAAVVYLMARKNKYDDNHLAVSAVAAAGK